A region of Crenobacter cavernae DNA encodes the following proteins:
- a CDS encoding MerR family transcriptional regulator, protein MAGSEDRTGLPIAAVERETGIPKESLRMWERRYGFPSPARNAAGDRVYTRPEVDKLRLIRRLMEMGLRPGRLVRLSADELSALAIVRRPECPVPDVCVDFAERLTGHDPYALRELMQRRLFELGLRRFVSEFLSHANRLVGEAWMRGDAEAYEEHLYTEEVKRLLRETLAAIPVSGERPRVMLTTCRGEAHSIGLMMVETILRLSGAQTIGFGTELPLADIAGAAAKHRVDVVALSFSVSYQGAPLADVQRLLPMLPASVEVWAGGGACAGLGHDTPRLHLFGDLAAIDAALDDWRVRHAGRLAEP, encoded by the coding sequence ATGGCAGGGAGCGAGGATCGCACGGGCCTGCCTATCGCCGCCGTCGAGCGCGAGACCGGTATCCCGAAAGAGTCGCTGCGCATGTGGGAGCGCCGCTACGGCTTTCCGTCGCCGGCGCGTAACGCCGCCGGCGACCGCGTGTACACGAGACCGGAGGTCGACAAGCTGCGCCTGATCCGTCGCCTGATGGAGATGGGACTCCGGCCGGGGAGGCTCGTCCGCCTGTCGGCCGACGAATTGTCGGCCCTCGCCATCGTCCGCCGGCCCGAGTGCCCGGTGCCCGACGTCTGTGTCGACTTCGCAGAACGACTCACCGGCCACGACCCGTACGCGCTGCGCGAGCTGATGCAACGGCGTCTGTTCGAACTCGGCCTGCGCCGCTTCGTCAGCGAGTTCCTGTCGCACGCGAACCGTCTCGTTGGCGAGGCCTGGATGCGCGGCGACGCCGAGGCGTACGAGGAGCATCTGTACACCGAGGAGGTGAAGCGGCTGCTGCGCGAGACGCTGGCGGCGATACCGGTGTCGGGCGAGCGCCCGCGCGTGATGCTGACCACCTGCCGGGGCGAGGCGCATTCGATCGGGCTGATGATGGTCGAGACGATCCTCAGACTATCGGGCGCGCAGACGATAGGCTTCGGCACCGAGCTGCCGCTGGCCGACATCGCCGGCGCCGCCGCCAAGCATCGGGTCGACGTCGTCGCGCTGTCGTTCTCGGTGTCCTACCAGGGCGCGCCGCTGGCCGACGTGCAAAGGCTGTTGCCCATGCTGCCAGCCTCGGTCGAAGTCTGGGCCGGCGGCGGCGCCTGTGCCGGGCTCGGGCATGACACGCCGCGCCTGCACCTGTTCGGCGACCTCGCCGCGATCGACGCCGCGCTCGACGACTGGCGCGTGCGCCATGCGGGAAGGTTGGCCGAGCCCTGA
- a CDS encoding FKBP-type peptidyl-prolyl cis-trans isomerase — protein sequence MSTELIIEDLIVGDGAEAKVGQEVTVHYTGWLTDGTKFDSSKDRSQPFSFPLGAGHVIKGWDQGVQGMKIGGKRKLTIPAELGYGARGAGGVIPPNATLVFEVELLSLG from the coding sequence ATGAGCACTGAACTGATTATCGAAGACCTGATCGTCGGCGACGGCGCCGAAGCGAAAGTCGGCCAGGAAGTCACCGTGCACTACACCGGCTGGCTGACCGACGGCACCAAGTTCGACTCGAGCAAGGACCGCTCGCAGCCGTTTAGCTTCCCGCTCGGCGCCGGCCACGTCATCAAGGGCTGGGACCAGGGCGTGCAGGGCATGAAGATCGGCGGCAAGCGCAAGCTGACCATCCCGGCCGAACTCGGCTACGGCGCGCGCGGCGCCGGCGGCGTGATCCCGCCGAATGCGACGCTGGTTTTCGAAGTGGAGCTGCTGTCGCTCGGCTGA
- a CDS encoding D-2-hydroxyacid dehydrogenase, translating into MTPHRIVFVDRDSLPVPISISGFPHEYRDYPASRPEELAERLAAADIVITNKVPFSRATLEQLPNLKMLAVAATGVNMIDLAACKERGVAVANVRQYGDQAVAEHAFMLMMALMRNLPAYQRDVAAGLWENAPQFCHFGAPVRDLAGATLAIVGAGGIGQALAERARAFGMTVLFAEHKGATSVRDGYTAFDEVLASADVISLHCPLNAATEHLIGEAELVAMKPGAVLINTARGGLIDENALIAALKYGQLGGAGVDVLSEEPPRNGNVLLKSRLPHLIVTPHVAWTSQQAMRALATQVAENIEAFVAGESLRRVV; encoded by the coding sequence ATGACTCCACACCGTATCGTCTTTGTCGATCGGGACAGCCTGCCTGTCCCGATTTCCATTTCGGGCTTCCCCCACGAATATCGCGACTACCCGGCGAGCCGCCCCGAAGAGTTGGCCGAGCGCCTCGCCGCTGCCGACATCGTCATCACCAACAAGGTGCCGTTCAGTCGCGCGACGCTCGAGCAACTGCCAAATCTGAAGATGCTCGCCGTCGCCGCGACCGGCGTGAACATGATCGACCTGGCCGCTTGCAAAGAGCGCGGTGTCGCGGTCGCCAACGTGCGCCAGTACGGCGACCAGGCGGTCGCCGAGCACGCTTTCATGCTGATGATGGCGCTGATGCGCAACCTGCCGGCGTATCAGCGCGACGTGGCCGCCGGGCTGTGGGAGAACGCGCCGCAGTTCTGTCACTTCGGCGCGCCGGTGCGCGACCTGGCCGGCGCGACGCTCGCCATCGTCGGCGCGGGCGGCATCGGCCAGGCCTTGGCCGAGCGTGCGCGCGCCTTCGGCATGACTGTGCTCTTTGCCGAGCACAAGGGCGCGACGTCGGTACGCGACGGCTATACCGCGTTCGACGAGGTGCTGGCCTCGGCCGACGTGATCTCGCTGCATTGCCCGCTCAACGCGGCGACCGAGCACTTGATCGGCGAGGCCGAGCTGGTCGCGATGAAGCCGGGCGCGGTGCTGATCAACACCGCACGCGGCGGGCTGATCGACGAGAACGCGCTGATCGCCGCGCTCAAGTACGGCCAGCTCGGCGGCGCCGGCGTCGACGTGCTGTCTGAAGAGCCGCCGCGCAACGGCAACGTGCTCTTGAAGTCGCGGCTGCCGCACCTGATCGTCACGCCGCACGTCGCGTGGACGAGCCAGCAGGCGATGCGGGCGCTGGCGACGCAGGTCGCGGAAAACATCGAGGCGTTTGTCGCGGGGGAGAGCCTGAGGCGGGTGGTGTAG
- a CDS encoding chalcone isomerase family protein encodes MSGSWKSIVLSLALVAAITPVWAALPPPLAGRQPSLKARGSGDMRWAGFKLYEATLYTEAGGVFDWARPFALELRCARDFDGDQIAEVSRGEIDRVRPTPDQRSRWSAAVRRLFPSLNAGDVIVGAMDAGGVAFWHNGRFLGRVNEPAFARRFFGIWLDAATSEPDLRESLLGRKR; translated from the coding sequence ATGTCTGGTAGCTGGAAATCCATCGTCCTTAGCCTCGCGCTCGTGGCGGCGATCACGCCCGTGTGGGCGGCGCTGCCTCCGCCGCTGGCCGGCCGTCAGCCGTCGCTGAAGGCGCGCGGCAGCGGCGATATGCGCTGGGCCGGGTTCAAACTCTACGAAGCGACGCTCTATACCGAAGCGGGCGGCGTGTTCGACTGGGCGCGGCCGTTCGCGCTCGAGTTGCGCTGCGCGCGCGACTTCGACGGCGACCAGATCGCCGAGGTGAGCCGCGGCGAGATCGACCGCGTCCGGCCGACGCCGGACCAGCGTTCGCGCTGGTCGGCGGCGGTACGCCGCCTGTTTCCCAGCTTGAACGCCGGCGACGTGATCGTCGGCGCGATGGACGCGGGCGGCGTCGCGTTCTGGCACAACGGCCGCTTTCTCGGGCGCGTGAACGAGCCGGCGTTCGCGCGCCGTTTTTTCGGCATCTGGCTCGACGCGGCGACGAGCGAGCCCGACTTGCGCGAATCGCTGCTAGGGAGAAAGCGGTAG
- the glmM gene encoding phosphoglucosamine mutase — protein MSRKYFGTDGVRGEVGKSPITPEFVLRLGYAAGRVLVDRERHAHPTVLIGKDTRISGYMLEAALQAGFTAAGVNVLLTGPLPTPGIAYLTRALRLSAGVMISASHNPYQDNGIKFFAEGGKKLDDAVELDIEAMLEQPLTTLSSRELGRARRIEGAAERYIEFCKSTFPNERDLKGLKLVIDCANGATYHIAPKVFHELGAEVITIGGEPNGFNINEKVGATYPKTLQAAVLQHEADYGIALDGDGDRLIMVDSRGQAYDGDMLIYTIAKARAAKGELEGGVVGTVMTNLAMELALEARGIGFGRAKVGDRYVLEMLHASGWEVGGEASGHVLCLDKHSTGDGIISALQVLKSLAELDMTLADIGRDWQPFPQTLINVRLNGQDWKAASAAPLAEAEAALAGRGRVVLRPSGTEPVVRVMVEADEADLANRWAKAIAGAIEDAA, from the coding sequence ATGAGCAGAAAATACTTCGGCACCGACGGCGTCCGCGGCGAGGTCGGCAAGTCGCCGATCACCCCGGAATTCGTGCTGAGACTCGGCTACGCCGCCGGCCGCGTGCTGGTCGACCGCGAACGCCACGCGCACCCGACGGTGCTGATCGGCAAGGACACGCGCATCTCCGGCTACATGCTGGAGGCCGCGCTGCAGGCGGGCTTTACCGCCGCCGGCGTGAACGTGCTGCTGACCGGCCCGCTGCCGACGCCGGGCATCGCCTACCTGACGCGCGCGCTGCGCCTGTCGGCCGGCGTGATGATCTCGGCGTCGCACAACCCGTACCAGGATAATGGCATCAAGTTCTTCGCCGAGGGCGGCAAGAAGCTCGACGACGCGGTCGAACTCGACATCGAGGCGATGCTCGAGCAGCCTCTGACTACGCTGTCGTCGCGCGAACTCGGCCGCGCGCGCCGCATCGAGGGCGCTGCCGAGCGCTACATCGAGTTCTGCAAGAGCACCTTCCCGAACGAGCGCGACCTCAAGGGCCTGAAGCTGGTGATCGACTGCGCGAACGGTGCCACTTATCACATCGCGCCCAAGGTGTTCCACGAGCTGGGCGCCGAGGTGATCACCATCGGCGGCGAGCCGAACGGCTTCAACATCAACGAGAAGGTCGGCGCGACCTATCCGAAGACGCTGCAGGCGGCGGTGCTGCAGCACGAAGCCGACTACGGCATCGCGCTCGACGGCGACGGTGATCGGCTGATCATGGTCGACAGCCGTGGCCAAGCCTACGACGGCGACATGCTGATCTACACCATCGCCAAGGCGCGGGCCGCGAAGGGCGAACTCGAGGGCGGCGTGGTCGGCACGGTGATGACCAACCTGGCGATGGAGCTGGCGCTCGAGGCGCGCGGCATCGGCTTCGGCCGCGCCAAGGTCGGCGACCGCTACGTGCTGGAAATGCTGCACGCCAGCGGTTGGGAAGTCGGCGGCGAGGCGTCCGGCCACGTGCTGTGCCTCGACAAGCACAGCACCGGCGACGGCATCATCTCGGCGCTGCAGGTCTTGAAGAGCCTGGCGGAACTTGACATGACGCTCGCCGACATCGGCCGCGACTGGCAGCCGTTCCCGCAGACCTTGATCAACGTGCGCCTGAACGGCCAGGACTGGAAGGCCGCGTCGGCCGCGCCGCTCGCCGAAGCCGAGGCCGCGCTCGCCGGTCGGGGCCGCGTGGTGCTGCGCCCGTCCGGGACCGAGCCGGTGGTGCGCGTGATGGTCGAAGCCGACGAGGCCGATCTTGCCAACCGCTGGGCCAAGGCGATCGCCGGCGCGATCGAGGATGCGGCCTGA
- a CDS encoding class I SAM-dependent methyltransferase produces MSPPSTRPLVASHAPRPLLERMLRGELALLTPDRGSHRFTGRLPGRSAELTIRDWAAVRHSVLSGDIGLAEAYRAGQIDCRDIKGRYDHVVSIEMLEAAGERGWPTGFGVLRKWMKPGGSARGQGVTIADEHFTRYRRGIGFIPQYLFPGGMLPSPTVLANEIATAGLSLVNRFAFGHDYAETLRRWAQAFEDALPSVHVRGFDEAFVPLWRFYPACCEAGFSSGRTDVW; encoded by the coding sequence ATGAGCCCCCCTTCGACCCGACCGCTCGTCGCCTCTCACGCGCCGCGCCCCCTCCTGGAGCGGATGCTGCGCGGCGAGCTGGCGCTGCTGACGCCGGACAGGGGCAGCCACCGCTTTACCGGCCGCCTGCCCGGGCGTAGCGCCGAACTGACGATACGTGACTGGGCGGCCGTCCGGCACAGCGTGCTATCGGGCGACATCGGTCTGGCCGAGGCCTACCGCGCCGGTCAGATCGACTGCCGCGACATCAAGGGCCGCTACGACCACGTCGTGTCGATCGAGATGCTCGAAGCGGCCGGCGAGCGGGGGTGGCCGACCGGCTTCGGCGTGCTGCGCAAATGGATGAAGCCGGGCGGTAGCGCACGGGGGCAGGGGGTCACCATCGCCGACGAACACTTCACGCGCTACCGGCGCGGCATCGGCTTCATCCCACAGTACCTCTTCCCGGGCGGCATGCTGCCGTCGCCGACGGTACTCGCGAACGAGATCGCCACGGCGGGCCTCAGCCTTGTCAACCGTTTCGCCTTCGGCCACGACTACGCCGAAACGCTGCGCCGCTGGGCGCAGGCCTTTGAAGACGCCTTGCCCAGCGTGCATGTGCGCGGTTTCGACGAGGCCTTCGTGCCGCTGTGGCGCTTTTACCCGGCTTGCTGCGAGGCCGGCTTCTCGAGCGGACGTACCGATGTCTGGTAG
- the ftsH gene encoding ATP-dependent zinc metalloprotease FtsH, whose protein sequence is MNNSILKNIAIWVIIGLVLMTVFNQFNKRQEAQNQIEYSQFISDVETGKVQSLTIEGHPLRGQWLKGKRTDGTTFATYSPYDPQLVDDLIKNNVRFSAKPEEEPSMLMNIFISWFPMLLLIGVWIFFMRQMQGGGKGGAFSFGKSKARLLDQDTNTVTFVDVAGCDEAKEEVKEIVDYLRDPSKYQTLGGRIPRGILLCGSPGTGKTLLAKAIAGEAKVPFFSISGSDFVEMFVGVGAARVRDMFEQAKKNSPCIIFIDEIDAVGRQRGAGLGGGNDEREQTLNQLLVEMDGFDTNSTVIVIAATNRPDVLDPALQRPGRFDRQVVVPLPDIRGREQILNVHMRKVPIAADVDGNVIARGTPGFSGADLANLVNEAALFAARRNKRLVDMLDFEAAKDKIMMGAERRSMVMSEEEKKNTAYHESGHAVVAKLLPKSDPVHKVTIIPRGRALGVTMQLPEGDRYAYDRGYLLDRIAILFGGRIAEELFMNQMTTGASNDFERATQMARDMVTRYGMSDKLGPMVYGENEGEVFLGRSITTHKNVSEATMQQVDSEIRRIIDEQYGLARRLLEENRDKVEAMTAALLEWETIDAEQIDDIMAGRPPRPPKPNGNNVTTPKSGDTPSGPAPAPTTAPAQEV, encoded by the coding sequence GTGAACAATAGCATCCTCAAAAACATCGCCATCTGGGTCATCATCGGCCTGGTGCTCATGACGGTGTTCAACCAGTTCAACAAGCGCCAGGAAGCCCAGAACCAGATCGAGTATTCGCAGTTCATCAGCGACGTCGAGACGGGCAAGGTGCAGTCGCTGACCATCGAAGGCCATCCGCTGCGCGGCCAATGGCTCAAAGGGAAACGGACCGACGGCACCACCTTCGCGACCTACTCCCCGTACGATCCGCAACTGGTCGACGACCTGATCAAGAACAACGTGCGCTTCTCGGCCAAGCCCGAAGAAGAGCCGAGCATGCTGATGAACATCTTCATCAGCTGGTTCCCGATGCTGCTCCTGATCGGCGTGTGGATCTTCTTCATGCGGCAGATGCAGGGCGGCGGCAAGGGCGGCGCGTTCTCGTTCGGCAAGAGCAAGGCACGCCTGCTCGACCAGGACACCAACACCGTCACCTTCGTCGACGTCGCCGGTTGCGACGAGGCGAAGGAAGAGGTGAAGGAGATCGTCGACTACCTGCGCGATCCGTCCAAATACCAGACCCTCGGTGGCCGGATCCCGCGCGGCATCCTCTTGTGCGGCTCGCCGGGTACCGGCAAGACCTTGCTCGCCAAGGCGATCGCCGGCGAAGCGAAGGTGCCGTTCTTCAGCATTTCGGGTTCCGACTTCGTCGAGATGTTCGTCGGCGTCGGCGCGGCGCGCGTGCGCGACATGTTCGAGCAGGCGAAGAAAAACTCGCCGTGCATCATCTTCATCGACGAGATCGACGCGGTAGGCCGTCAGCGCGGCGCCGGCCTCGGCGGCGGCAACGACGAACGCGAACAGACGCTGAACCAGCTCTTGGTCGAAATGGATGGCTTCGATACCAACAGTACGGTGATCGTGATCGCCGCGACCAACCGTCCGGACGTGCTCGACCCGGCGCTGCAGCGCCCGGGCCGCTTCGACCGCCAGGTCGTCGTGCCGCTGCCCGACATCCGTGGCCGCGAGCAGATCCTGAACGTGCACATGCGCAAGGTGCCGATCGCCGCCGACGTAGACGGCAACGTGATCGCGCGCGGTACGCCGGGCTTCTCCGGTGCCGACCTCGCCAACCTGGTGAACGAGGCCGCGCTGTTCGCCGCGCGCCGCAACAAGCGCCTGGTCGACATGCTCGACTTCGAGGCCGCCAAGGACAAGATCATGATGGGCGCCGAGCGTCGCAGCATGGTGATGAGCGAGGAAGAGAAGAAGAACACCGCCTACCACGAGTCGGGTCACGCGGTGGTCGCCAAGCTGTTGCCGAAGTCCGACCCGGTGCACAAGGTCACTATCATCCCGCGCGGTCGCGCGCTGGGCGTGACGATGCAGCTGCCGGAGGGGGACCGTTACGCCTACGACCGCGGCTACCTGCTCGACCGGATCGCGATCCTGTTCGGCGGCCGCATCGCCGAAGAGCTGTTCATGAACCAGATGACCACCGGCGCCTCGAACGACTTCGAACGCGCGACGCAGATGGCGCGCGACATGGTGACCCGCTACGGCATGTCCGACAAGCTCGGCCCGATGGTGTACGGCGAGAACGAGGGCGAAGTCTTCCTCGGCCGCTCGATCACCACGCACAAGAACGTGTCGGAAGCGACGATGCAGCAGGTCGACTCCGAGATCCGCCGCATCATCGACGAGCAGTACGGCCTCGCGCGTCGCCTGCTCGAAGAGAACCGCGACAAGGTCGAGGCGATGACCGCCGCGCTGCTGGAGTGGGAAACCATCGACGCCGAGCAGATCGACGACATCATGGCGGGTCGCCCGCCGCGTCCGCCGAAGCCGAACGGCAACAACGTGACGACGCCTAAGAGCGGTGACACGCCGTCCGGTCCGGCTCCGGCGCCGACGACGGCCCCGGCTCAAGAAGTCTGA
- the folP gene encoding dihydropteroate synthase has product MPELLCGRFRLSLDRPLVMGILNVTPDSFSDGGRFDRVGAALERARQMLGEGADIIDIGGESTRPNAPFVSPEEELARVLPVLPRLAELGVPISLDTRRTRVMKEALASGGVDLINDVSALEDDGALNLLASANVAVCLMHKQGNPDTMQADPNYADVVAEVGAYLARRVALCRDAGIARERLLGDPGLGFGKTLEHNLALLKHVPALEEAAGVPILIGLSRKSMLGAITGEAVPAERLGASVAGALLAAERGVRIVRVHDVKATRQALDVWQAWRGTL; this is encoded by the coding sequence ATGCCCGAATTGCTCTGCGGCCGTTTCCGACTATCGCTCGATCGCCCCTTGGTGATGGGCATCCTCAACGTGACCCCCGACTCCTTCTCGGACGGCGGTCGTTTCGACCGCGTCGGCGCGGCGCTCGAGCGCGCGCGCCAGATGCTGGGGGAGGGGGCCGACATCATCGACATCGGCGGCGAATCGACGCGCCCTAATGCGCCCTTTGTCAGCCCCGAGGAAGAGCTCGCGCGCGTGCTGCCGGTGCTGCCGAGGTTGGCCGAGCTCGGCGTGCCGATTTCGCTCGATACGCGGCGCACGCGGGTGATGAAGGAGGCGCTCGCCTCCGGCGGCGTCGACCTGATCAACGACGTGTCAGCGCTCGAGGACGACGGCGCGCTCAACTTGCTGGCCTCGGCCAACGTCGCCGTCTGCCTGATGCACAAGCAGGGCAACCCGGATACGATGCAGGCCGATCCGAACTATGCCGACGTGGTCGCCGAGGTCGGCGCCTATCTCGCGCGTCGCGTGGCGCTGTGTCGCGATGCGGGCATCGCGCGAGAGCGTCTGCTAGGTGACCCGGGCTTGGGCTTTGGCAAAACCTTGGAGCATAATCTTGCGCTGCTGAAACACGTGCCGGCGCTTGAAGAAGCGGCCGGCGTGCCGATACTGATCGGCCTGTCGAGAAAGTCGATGCTCGGCGCGATCACCGGCGAAGCGGTGCCGGCCGAGCGGCTCGGCGCGAGCGTCGCAGGTGCCCTGTTGGCGGCCGAACGGGGCGTGCGCATCGTGCGCGTGCACGACGTGAAGGCGACGCGCCAGGCGCTGGACGTGTGGCAGGCGTGGCGCGGCACCCTCTGA
- the alr gene encoding alanine racemase → MTRPIRVEIFLDAIRHNYLFAKQKAPKSRAWAVVKADAYGHGIRRVAAALADVADGFALLNVEDALALRADGVTAPIMLLEGPFDAGEVKTMADYLLSGAVHGVHQLSWLAAAPGPVEVWPKVNSGMNRLGFRPAELAAVLAELAAMPQVSIGALMTHFATADDTAGVEEQWATFEPLVRGLGLPVSAANSAALWDFPATHCDWVRPGICLYGCSPFADRLGGEMGLKAAMRLSADVIAVQTLAAGEAVGYGRRFIADKPMRVGIVACGYADGYPRVADNGTPVAVDGVPSGLVGRVSMDMLAVDLSDLPTAGVGSTVELWGPNVPIETVAASAGTIGYELMCAIAPRVPRVYSDAGLGQA, encoded by the coding sequence ATGACGCGCCCCATCCGGGTCGAAATCTTCCTCGACGCCATCCGCCACAACTATCTGTTCGCCAAGCAGAAAGCGCCGAAAAGCCGCGCCTGGGCGGTGGTCAAGGCCGACGCCTACGGTCACGGCATCCGCCGGGTCGCCGCGGCGCTCGCCGACGTCGCGGACGGTTTTGCGCTCTTGAACGTCGAGGACGCGCTCGCGCTGCGCGCTGACGGTGTCACCGCGCCTATCATGCTGCTCGAGGGGCCGTTCGACGCGGGCGAGGTGAAAACGATGGCCGATTACCTGCTGTCGGGCGCGGTGCACGGCGTGCATCAACTGTCATGGCTGGCGGCCGCCCCGGGCCCGGTCGAGGTCTGGCCCAAGGTCAACAGCGGCATGAACCGCCTGGGCTTTCGGCCGGCAGAACTGGCCGCCGTGTTGGCCGAGCTCGCCGCGATGCCACAGGTCAGCATCGGCGCGCTGATGACCCACTTCGCCACCGCCGACGATACGGCGGGGGTCGAAGAACAATGGGCGACGTTCGAGCCGCTGGTGCGCGGGCTCGGCCTGCCGGTCAGCGCGGCCAATTCGGCGGCGCTGTGGGACTTCCCCGCCACGCACTGCGACTGGGTGCGCCCCGGCATCTGCCTCTATGGCTGCTCTCCGTTCGCCGACCGGCTCGGGGGCGAGATGGGCCTGAAGGCCGCGATGCGGCTGTCGGCCGACGTGATCGCCGTGCAGACGCTGGCGGCCGGCGAAGCGGTCGGCTACGGACGTCGCTTTATTGCAGACAAGCCGATGCGCGTCGGCATCGTCGCCTGCGGTTATGCCGACGGCTACCCGCGCGTGGCGGACAACGGCACGCCGGTGGCGGTCGACGGCGTGCCGTCGGGCCTCGTCGGCCGCGTGTCGATGGACATGCTCGCGGTCGATCTGAGCGATCTTCCGACCGCCGGCGTCGGCAGCACGGTCGAATTGTGGGGACCGAACGTGCCGATCGAGACGGTCGCCGCATCCGCCGGCACCATCGGCTACGAGCTGATGTGCGCGATCGCGCCGCGCGTGCCGCGAGTGTACTCGGATGCGGGGCTCGGCCAAGCATGA
- a CDS encoding DUF2189 domain-containing protein: MDITHLPSHDHPVVRHVTPAHTLRWLKMGYKDFKRAPADCAFYGIIFVLMGFFLAFYFDQAPEYVITFSTIFLLAGPFLALGLYDVARQLEAFGGRVNLMHTITSWRVNMPAFTLYAALLTVLVFGWFRVSLLMFALFFEGPLPSLDQVVSASFTVDNIGFLVAYFGTGFFFALLVYAISAVSIPMMLDKEIDTISAMVTSLVAVYKNLLTMLLWAAIIVAMTVIGFLTYYVGLLFLIPIVALASWHAYRDLIAYELDQ, translated from the coding sequence ATGGACATCACGCACCTTCCTTCGCACGACCATCCCGTCGTCCGTCATGTCACGCCGGCGCACACGCTGCGCTGGCTCAAGATGGGCTACAAGGACTTCAAGCGCGCGCCGGCCGACTGCGCGTTCTACGGCATCATCTTCGTGCTGATGGGCTTCTTCCTGGCGTTCTACTTCGACCAGGCGCCGGAGTACGTGATCACCTTCTCGACGATCTTTCTGCTGGCAGGGCCATTCCTCGCGCTCGGGCTCTACGACGTGGCACGCCAGCTCGAAGCGTTCGGCGGTCGCGTCAACCTGATGCATACCATCACCTCGTGGCGGGTCAACATGCCGGCGTTCACACTGTACGCGGCCCTGCTCACCGTGCTGGTGTTCGGCTGGTTCCGCGTGTCGCTGTTGATGTTCGCGCTGTTCTTCGAAGGCCCGCTGCCCTCGCTCGACCAGGTCGTGTCGGCATCGTTCACCGTCGATAACATCGGTTTCCTCGTCGCCTATTTCGGCACCGGCTTCTTCTTCGCCCTCTTGGTGTATGCGATCAGCGCGGTGTCGATCCCGATGATGCTCGACAAGGAGATCGACACCATCAGCGCGATGGTCACCAGCCTCGTCGCCGTCTACAAGAACCTGCTGACGATGCTGCTGTGGGCCGCTATCATCGTCGCGATGACGGTAATCGGCTTCTTGACCTACTATGTCGGCCTCTTGTTCTTGATCCCGATCGTGGCTCTGGCCTCTTGGCATGCTTACCGGGATCTGATCGCCTACGAACTCGACCAATGA
- a CDS encoding DedA family protein has product MDILQILIDFFTGYGYLAVFLVLLACGFGVPIPEDITLVAGGIISGLGYANVHTMFVVGMAGVLIGDGVMFALGRIYGHKVLRIRPVAKILTEERFHQVQEKFAKYGNWVLFVARFLPGLRSPIFLTAGMTRRVPVWRFFALDGFAALISVPVWVYLGHFGAYNRDWLMTMVHRGQSGLLIAVGLMAIALAVFIWKKHRARETASDTIHK; this is encoded by the coding sequence ATGGATATCCTGCAGATTCTCATCGACTTCTTCACCGGTTACGGCTACTTGGCCGTGTTCCTGGTCCTGCTGGCCTGTGGCTTTGGCGTCCCCATCCCCGAAGACATCACCCTGGTCGCCGGCGGCATCATCTCCGGCCTGGGCTACGCCAACGTCCACACCATGTTCGTCGTCGGTATGGCCGGCGTCTTGATCGGCGACGGCGTGATGTTCGCGCTCGGCCGTATCTACGGCCACAAGGTGCTGCGCATCCGGCCGGTGGCCAAGATCCTCACCGAAGAGCGCTTCCACCAGGTGCAGGAAAAATTCGCCAAGTACGGCAACTGGGTGCTGTTCGTCGCGCGCTTCCTGCCCGGCCTGCGCTCGCCGATTTTCCTGACTGCCGGCATGACCCGCCGCGTGCCGGTCTGGCGCTTCTTCGCGCTCGACGGCTTCGCCGCGCTGATCTCGGTCCCGGTGTGGGTCTACCTCGGTCACTTCGGCGCGTACAACCGCGACTGGCTGATGACGATGGTGCACCGCGGCCAGTCCGGGCTGTTGATCGCCGTCGGCCTGATGGCGATCGCGCTGGCGGTCTTCATCTGGAAGAAACACCGCGCGCGTGAAACGGCTTCCGACACCATCCATAAATAA